The window TGGCAGAGACACGGAAATCTGATCAAAAAGTATTTCCTTTTCTTTCAAATTCTGAAGTTGCCTTTTCCAAAGGGACTGGGTTAAGCTCTGTCCAAAGGAGAATAATTCATGCTTAGCATCATCTCACCATCCCAAACCATGGACTTTAATTGCAGAGCCTACCAGGTTCAAACCTCAGCCTGTTTCATCTCCCAAACCCGGGAACCGGCAGCATGGGATAGAACATGACCATGCAGGGAATTGTCTTTATTTATGAAGAGAGCCGTTCTGTTAAAAACAAGGCATTGACCGTACGCATTGAGGAACGCCGGAAAAAGGGAAGCATCTGGATACCGGAAGGCCCTAAAAAAGTATATACCGCCCGGGATCTGCAACGGCCCGGACTTACCATACCGGACAAAGCCCTTTTCTCCATGGCTTTTAAATCTGAAACCGATTTCAGACAGATGGAAGCTCGCTTTTTCTCTTCGGATCAGGAGTATACCCTTTTCAGAATCTGCCCCTACGATCTTAAGGTATTTCTTGACAGATGCAATAACAAAGGCCTTTTGTGCAAAAAAGACGGCCGGCCGATCCGGTTTCAGTATTTTAAAAATACGATCCCAGAAATCATATTCACCGATTCCGGAAAAAATTTTGATGTCTCTTTTTCTTTGAACGGGCATAAGGGGTCGGATTCGTGTTATGAAACCCCGTCTGATCCTGTCAGAATTATATCCGGCACCCGTGTGTATGAACTGGCCAAAGGGTTGCCGGTGACCGTGATCAAAGATCTGATAGGGGGAAAAACCATTCCTTATCAGGAGCTTGACAGGGCATTGGAGGCATTGAGCCGGTACGCAGGCAAACTGACTTTGGATATTCCTGGCCGGCCTAAAAAGCAGGAGTATCATGCCTCTTGCACACCGATCCTGGATTTTGACCCCGACCTTGCGCATGCAAACCTGGGGTTTGAATACAAAGGCATCGGATTTTTACCCATGACCGACACGCGCAAGGTGTTGCTGAACCATGAAACAAACCTTGAGCTGCACAGAAATTTTTCCCAAGAGCAAAAATACCGGGACCTGCTTAAAAGCCATGGGGCTGTTTTCATAACCAATGCCCCAAAAGATTGTTTCATTCCGGAAACAAAAAGAGAAACTCTTCTTTATAAAGCCCAACGCCAGGGAATCGGCCTCAAAATTTCAGGTCACCGGCTGATACTGGACATCAGGGTGAACTGGGAGATCAAAACAAAAAACCATGACATCCTTGTGGGGGGAACCGTCTGTTATCAGAGCAAACAAACCGGCATGGAAAACATCCTGGATGCCTGCCTTTGCAAAGAGCCTTGGTTTGATCTTCCAGGGGGACTGAAAGGATTTATCCCAAAGGGCCTGGCACGGGATTTCGAACATCTTGAGCTTCGCGGGGATTTCAGGGATGACACGATCCGGTTTGACAACCATGACCTCTCCTTTTTAGCCCAGTTCATTGACAATAAAAAAAATGTGGTCCGGGACCAGGTCTTTGGCCGGTATCTTGCCTTTCTGAAGGACAAATGCTCCGCAGACCATTCGGCAAAAGTTCCCCAAACCCTGAAAGCGGAACTGAGGGCCTACCAGAAGACCGGATTCGCATGGCTTCAGGGGCTCTCAGAATTTGGCTTTTGCGGCATCCTTGCCGATGACATGGGCCTGGGTAAAACCGTGCAGGTCCTAGCATTTCTTTTAGATGCAAAAGAACGATCCAAAGGATGCCACACAAGCCTGGTAATTGTTCCCAGAACCCTGATATGGAACTGGAAATCAGAGGCCCAGAGGTTTGCCCCGGATCTCAGGCTCCTGGTTTACGCCGGTGCGTCCAGGAATAAATTGCTGTCCGGTTTTTCAGATGCAGATCTTGTGATCACATCCTATGGTCTGGTCCGGCAGGATAAAGACCGGTTATCCCGAATCGCCTGGGACCTGGTTATCCTGGATGAGGCCCAGGCCATCAAGAACCCGGATTCGCAAATTTCTGAATCTGTAAAATCATTAAAGGCTTCAAACAGGCTTAGTCTCACAGGCACGCCCATTGAGAACCATCCCCTTGATCTGTGGAGCCAGTTTGATTTTCTCATGCCCGGATTTCTGGGGGACAAGACTCAGTTTCAAGCCATTTATGCCGGCAGGGATCCCGAAGCTTTGAACCGTTTGAAAACGCTTACGGCCCCTTTTATCCTGAGAAGAATGAAAAAACAGGTCTGCAAAGAGCTGCCCGAAAAAACAGAGATCACCTTGTTCTGCGATTTCAGTCAAGAACAAAAAACCTGCTATGACAACATTCTTGAAAACGGAAAACTTAAGCTGGCAGAGAATCAGGAGAAACAAGATTCCAGGACCATGCAGATCCTGACCCTTCTTCTCAGGCTGAGGCAGGCCGCCTGCCATCCCGCCTTGGTCACCGGAACAAATCCGGGGGCCAATATCAGGTCGGAGGAGTCAAGCCGGAAATTTGAACTGGTTCTGGAGACAGCCCGAAAAATTATTGAAAGCGGTTATAAAATACTGATCTTTTCACAATTTGTGACCCTTTTGGAACTGGTGGATAAAATGTTCGACGCCCACGGCATCAAACGGTTTAGTCTTTATGGGCGTACAGTAAACCGGCAGGAGCAGATCCTGGGATTTAAAGAGAGCCCTGAGCCCTGTGTCTTTCTCATCTCGCTGAAGGCCGGAGGTGTAGGGCTTAACCTGACCGAGGCTGGATATGTCTTTTTGCTGGATCCCTGGTGGAATCCGGCTGTGGAAAACCAGGCCATGGACAGAAGCCACCGAATCGGCCAGGAAAACCCTGTAACGGTATACCGGTTCATCACAAAAAATTCAGTGGAGGAAAACATCAGCCGGCTTCAGGCCAGGAAAAAGGCCATGGGAAAAGCGGTTCTCGGACACAAAGGGGCTCTGGATGCCTCATTTTCCGAACAAGAGCTGGTAGAGTTGATTTATTAATTTCGGGCTGGCCTCCCGTTGAGTGTTTTGCCCCCAACTGGCGACAATGGAAAAAGAGATCGCAGTTGTTGTCGAAGGAAATATACGTGGCCTAATGAATGAGGGTAAAATAGTCTTACATATAATACCGGTACCATTTTTAAATGCTCAAATCGACAACTGAACCGCCATTTTCTCGGATTTTTCCATCAATGGTTTCTAAACTCTTTGCCAATGTTTCATATGATATTTCCGGCAGTTTACCTCCCCAGGCTTTTTCCGCTTCTTTAAACCCTTTAAGGATGCCTTCCCGGCCGGATTTCAAACGCTCTATATCATCGCCAGCACCCTTTATGACAAAATCAGTGATTCGTTGGGATGTTTGATCTACTCCAAAATATCCATCTTCGCTGACAAGTTCGGTGGCCTGCTCGGGAGACAGCTCAGAAATTGGATGACCATTATAGACCAAAGAAGATTTAAGATCTTGATCCAGTTGGTTAAAATGAGTGAGAGCATTCTGGGCCTCAGTGTTGTATTGAGTTTCTGCTCTGACTTGCAGGCTGAATCTTATGATTTGAGTTTCCACTGAATATTTTGAAACCGATGTATTTCTCCCAACTCTATTGCTTGGTTGAAATAATGTGGAATCAATCCCTGTAACGTTATTTGTACTGCCAGGCATATTTGTCATCGTCCCTTCTCCCTGTTTGATGTTTTTTCTCTATTATCGGTCTTTCAAAGACACTTCTAAACTTTTAGCTGAAACATCCGTCAATAAGGAGCGAGA is drawn from uncultured Desulfobacter sp. and contains these coding sequences:
- a CDS encoding DEAD/DEAH box helicase — its product is MTMQGIVFIYEESRSVKNKALTVRIEERRKKGSIWIPEGPKKVYTARDLQRPGLTIPDKALFSMAFKSETDFRQMEARFFSSDQEYTLFRICPYDLKVFLDRCNNKGLLCKKDGRPIRFQYFKNTIPEIIFTDSGKNFDVSFSLNGHKGSDSCYETPSDPVRIISGTRVYELAKGLPVTVIKDLIGGKTIPYQELDRALEALSRYAGKLTLDIPGRPKKQEYHASCTPILDFDPDLAHANLGFEYKGIGFLPMTDTRKVLLNHETNLELHRNFSQEQKYRDLLKSHGAVFITNAPKDCFIPETKRETLLYKAQRQGIGLKISGHRLILDIRVNWEIKTKNHDILVGGTVCYQSKQTGMENILDACLCKEPWFDLPGGLKGFIPKGLARDFEHLELRGDFRDDTIRFDNHDLSFLAQFIDNKKNVVRDQVFGRYLAFLKDKCSADHSAKVPQTLKAELRAYQKTGFAWLQGLSEFGFCGILADDMGLGKTVQVLAFLLDAKERSKGCHTSLVIVPRTLIWNWKSEAQRFAPDLRLLVYAGASRNKLLSGFSDADLVITSYGLVRQDKDRLSRIAWDLVILDEAQAIKNPDSQISESVKSLKASNRLSLTGTPIENHPLDLWSQFDFLMPGFLGDKTQFQAIYAGRDPEALNRLKTLTAPFILRRMKKQVCKELPEKTEITLFCDFSQEQKTCYDNILENGKLKLAENQEKQDSRTMQILTLLLRLRQAACHPALVTGTNPGANIRSEESSRKFELVLETARKIIESGYKILIFSQFVTLLELVDKMFDAHGIKRFSLYGRTVNRQEQILGFKESPEPCVFLISLKAGGVGLNLTEAGYVFLLDPWWNPAVENQAMDRSHRIGQENPVTVYRFITKNSVEENISRLQARKKAMGKAVLGHKGALDASFSEQELVELIY
- a CDS encoding hydrogenase-4 component G yields the protein MTNMPGSTNNVTGIDSTLFQPSNRVGRNTSVSKYSVETQIIRFSLQVRAETQYNTEAQNALTHFNQLDQDLKSSLVYNGHPISELSPEQATELVSEDGYFGVDQTSQRITDFVIKGAGDDIERLKSGREGILKGFKEAEKAWGGKLPEISYETLAKSLETIDGKIRENGGSVVDLSI